In Podospora pseudocomata strain CBS 415.72m chromosome 4, whole genome shotgun sequence, the genomic stretch ATCGGCTTTTGGCGATGAAAAGGTTGGGGGGACCTTGACAAGTAGGTACATGTACTTACTGTTGACGCCGCCAAGATGTGGGCGACAACTGACGCACAGGAGATACCCAGCTAGATTGTTTAGCAGCCTGACAAAATGCGACCCCAATTATCCGCGCGTGTGCCTGTCTCAATCTGGGTGAGCATGAGAGGATACGCCATTCCACTAAACTTGCTAGATCCAAACTTTTTGCAGAGAGGGGAAGCTGGGAAAGCATCCCAGACTCAGACTCACTTCTCCGGTTTTACTTCGCATGTCAAAGCCGCTATGACGGCAGTCAGCCGGTGTCCAGCCATCCAGATCACCGGGCCCCAACCGGGCAACTCCCGCGCTGTGGAAATTTCTTTCTTAGGTACACCTCTGCCACGGTTATTTATGTTAGCGTGACAGGGGTCTTTTGGTGGAATTTGCCCTGGCCGCACTAACGTCTATTTCCCCTGCGGAGATGTACTCTTCCCGCTCTGCCCATATCCGTGGTTCCGTGGTGGCTACCGGCTCGAGAGTCCTCGTCAGCTGAGGATCTGACCCGCCGAGACTGAGGGACCGACCGCTCTGATCAGATGCCGCTTCTTAATCAGAACAAAGACATTCACCATGTTTCACATCTGGCTATAAACACGAGGTCCTGATAAAGGAACAACTGCAGAACCCGGACTAGACATCTGCGCGCTCAGACCCCCACGACAGCCACGATCGCCCTGGCGGATCAGCTCCAAGAAACATCACGCTAGCAACGGGACTGCGGGTTATTCAACGGGCGATATAGGGCCAGCTGTGGTTCTTCAAGAAAAGCAAAGAACGCTCAAGAATTCATCACCGTTAGACGCCTTGTTTGTGGTGGAGACGGGCTCTGTCTCACCTTCTTTTGACCACCAACAGACATGTGGTGGGTTGGTCTAGCagagaaaagggaaaaaacTGTCAGCTGATTCGAGAAAAAAACATCTTTGGTGTCCAACAGGGCTTGCTATGCTGGGCGAGAGTATGTACTTGGCTCCGAACGGTGGTGGCTTCCAGATTCGCGCAATTACTTGCATGAGATGATATCCGAACAGGGGGTTTGACGCAAGAGCGCCCGATGACGAAGTAACTAGATCGGCTTTCCTGCTCCCTAGCCGGACGCACTCAGCTGTCAGAGTCTAATCGCATCCCCTTGCCCTGGTGGCTGTCCGTTGACAAGATAGGTATCTATACCACCAGAAGCCTCAGGTTTTGACTACCCAAGTGACTTACTTATCGCATCCAGTCCACAAAGACCTTTCTATGAAGTTTCTCAACAATTTTGAAAGCTCCCCTGCTTCCTGCTCCAGTCGTCCATGGCAACAGGCATACTGGCCAGATAATAAGATACCAACAAACCGTCAATCAGCCAGGTAGGCGTCTTGAAACCCGCCACTTGGAATTCTTCACCGCCAATCTCTCATTTGAGCCGCGTATAAATCCGGGTCATCGAGTTCGCGGCCCACGCACCAGGCGCGCGGACGCCTCGCTCGTTTCAAACATTAGTATGCATTACCGAGACGCAAGTAACATTATCATTTGGAACTAAAAGAGTCATGGATTTCCGGAACGGAGAGACGAGCGGCAAACAAGTGATTGACAACATCGTTTTTAGCCCCCTCTGTTTATTTTGGGACAGGTGAATCCGGAGACGTCTCCGGATCCACAAAATTGAGATTAGACACGTCTCCGGATGATACGGGGAAGACAGTTGAAGGAAGCAAGAGCTAAGCCAAATAAAAACGGAGCAAAAAGCCAACCCAACAGACACACAGCTTGTCGAATCCGATATTATTAGAGAGACAACTCCTCTCACAGCCAACACCTTTTTCAGATAAACGACTCCTCGACTGGAGCCCAAATCCTTGCACCAGGTTCTCCTGATGTCTTATCCTCTCTCCAATGGCGCTCCACTTCACGATCCCACTGCCACTCGCCTAGTTTCCTACGCTTGTCATGTTGTCCGGTGCTGTTGGCGCTGGCGAAGGGTGCGAGAAAAGAGATGAAGACCTTTGGGTCACCAGTGGCGATATATTCGTCGATAAGTTTGCGCTTTTTtgctgcttcctcttcgAGAAGGGCTTGCTTCCTCTGACGGATCGTGCTTAGGTCCTTGGAATTGGTACCGTTAGCAGCCGGAGTAGATGGTTTCACCGTCTTTGTGACAGGAACCTTTGTGTGTTGATGGGCGAGTTTGTTTCGAGCGGTAGTCGATCGTGTTTGGGACCTACTGACTGCTGCTTCAACGGCCCCTTTGCCCCTTTTCGGCACTCTCTTATGGTCCCTCCGTGGTCTTGTCCGGTAGGGatgcttgcttttggtgcCCAGTTCCGCTGGTTCCGATTGCGATAGGGCGTCTATATGCGTGGGGGGTTGAGCGCTGACCGAGTGAGATTCCGCGGTTAGATGGTTGCCTTGTTTTTCGCCACTCGAGTCGCTATCCGACCGTGCTCCTGGCTGGCGTGAGTTCGCATGTCTCATGGCGCCGTGTGCCGGATCTGCTGGAGGTGCGCAAACAATGGGTCCCCCAATGGCAACGATATGAGGCGAATTAAGCAAAGGTTCCCTTTCCTGGGTCAATTTGCCTCCCTTTTGAAAGAACTGGGAGCGGAACCGGGTGTAGCAACACTACCCGGGACGGCCGACAATATAAGAGCAGGACGACCGCTCCGATATAAGGAAAACTAGAAAATATCTGTGCAGTTTTGCGGCCGTCTAGGGAGTTTCAGATATGCCTGGCTTTATGAGATGAACCAATCGAGCGACTTGTAGTAAGAGTGATGCGAAGATGCAGATTGCGGCTGGGTGGAGCCTCGTCGAGACCCTTTGGTCTTCAAAGAAACATTGAACTGGCCGGACGAGAAAAGTGTTGATGAAGCCCAACTTAACCGTCTTGATTAGCTTTGTTTACAAGAGCACCACGCGAAACTCACCTTGGTTCACGGCTCTTCAGCCGTAAGTATCCGAATTGGTTGAACAACGGTTGTAGGGCAATGAGGAGGGTTTGACCTCTTGATCACCATGATAATAGTTTCTACGCCGAGGCATTGCGAACGACCAAGGTGGGAACTGAGTCGGAAGCGACCATGAGCGCGACGCAGTTGTGCCGAAATGCCCTCTTCCCCGCAGTTGAATGTGGCCGGCCCTATACGAAACAATAAATCAGCCCCCATTGCTTGAGATGGTGGGCAAGCGGGGTATCAGCGGTGGTTTACCTGCTCCCGGTCACTCTTTTGATGATCGTTGCCCAGCGCTGAACTAACTACACGGAGTAGGTAGCAGCCAACATCTCAGCTCCAGCAGAGCCGGGCGTAGGTGAGAACAACAAAAAGGAGTGAGGTCGTGCTTGCCACAAAAGGCTGCTCAAGTCAATCCCGCATGGTGACCAGGTGCCCCAGCCCGCCTTAGCTGCCCCGTTAATTAACCCTCAAAAGGTGGGTTGTGCCACAATGTTGCGGACGGGCGGGAGGGAAGGCGGTGTTTTTGGGGCAGCAAGCGCTAGCCACCTTACCTCGTAGATGGGGAGCGGGCAAAGAAActttccatcttcatccacatgttcctcctctctcgccTCTTTGCGGtatcaacaacaagatggtCACCAAGGATCCTCCAATAATGGGCCACGTCATCTTACCAATATACATTGAATTGGAATTCCCACCAGACACTGGCCGACGGTGAAGAGATGCTGCCATCGCCTGAGCTGGTTGGGCAACTCACCCCATATCCGCCCGTCTTGGAGTGGGCATACCCCTCATGCCTGGATTGCCAACACACACCTCTTGGTTACACTTCCCGTCAGTCTTCCTGTTCATACCAAAAAGCTTGGTACATAGTGGAGACAATTCCCTCACGGTGACCAATACTATTGCTTTGTCGGTGAGTATCAGTGGTGGAAGCATGCCGTCGCTGACCAGAACAGGGGTATACCGATGCCGCCAGCCTCGAATAACCTCAACATAGCCTCGCCCCTGGCAATGGACGACCCAGTTTGCCCGTGGGAAAACCTCGCCTGCAACAGTTTCCCCCCGTCCTTCTGATCCACCTTTGAAGAACGGAATCTTACCCAGCCGAAGCACTCAGGTAAATGAGGGTTTGTTATGGGACTCTGTGTCCCCCCTGGATTTGGTCTGGCCCCTTTgatccccccatcccccatcttTATCATCCCTGCCTATTCAGCTTTCGCCTGAGCCTGTTGCTGTCGCCGCTGTGTGAGGCATCATAGCGGCACCTCCCTTCTTGACGCCCTtcattcttcttcctgctctccTTCCCACTCTTTATCGACACTCCGCGTGCTCAGCGTTATTGCACCGACTCATTGCTTCTTCGTGCGTCCTTCCACCAGTTTGGAATATCCATAGCTTTCGCCAACATCCATTCGAAATTCCCCTGGGATCCCCGCAACCACACTGCCCTCTTGTCCACATACTTGCCGCGCTGTGCAGCGGTTGTGTGGCATTGTTTTCCCATTGCCACTTTGGGAA encodes the following:
- a CDS encoding hypothetical protein (EggNog:ENOG503PYF6), with product MRHANSRQPGARSDSDSSGEKQGNHLTAESHSVSAQPPTHIDALSQSEPAELGTKSKHPYRTRPRRDHKRVPKRGKGAVEAAVSRSQTRSTTARNKLAHQHTKVPVTKTVKPSTPAANGTNSKDLSTIRQRKQALLEEEAAKKRKLIDEYIATGDPKVFISFLAPFASANSTGQHDKRRKLGEWQWDREVERHWREDKTSGEPGARIWAPVEESFI